The window CCGTTAATCAAAAGTTCAGTTTAAAAGCAATTCCTAGTGGGTTGGTAAAAACGGATACGGAAATGGATTCGATAAAAAATACGCTGTATAATACTCCATTTTTTGAAGGACTGGTTTACAATAAACAGAATGCTACCCTAATGGCAGTCACTTTCGATCTCAAAATATTAAATACTGCCAATAGAAATCCGATACTTAAAAAAATAGAAGAAAAAGCAAAAGCCTTTCAAAAAGCAACTAAAATACAGGTTCATATTTCCGGTTTGCCTTATATCCGGACTGCAGTAAGTAAATTGGTAAGCAATGAATTTATACTTTTCTTAGGCTTATCAATATTAGTTTCGGCCATTATTTTATTAATATTTTTTAGGAAATTTTACGCTGTGTTTTTTCCAATATTAGTTGTGATCATGGGCGTGATTTGGAGCATTGGTATTTTGGTTTTATTTGGATTTGAACTTACTATTTTAACTGGTTTAATTCCGCCTTTAATCGTAATAATTGGTATTCCAAATAGTATTTTACTCCTTAATAAATATCAAAATGAGTTAAGAAAACACGGTGACAAACAACGTGCTTTGAGCTTAACCATTGAGCGAATTGCGGTTACTACATTAATAGCAAACATCACGGCCGCAATTGGTTTTGGCGTTTTATATTTTACCGGAAGCGAACTTTTAATGCAATTCGGAAGCGTAGCATCCATAAATGTAATGATTACCTGGTTGATGTGTTTGTGTTTAATTCCGATTATTTTTAGTTATTTACCAGCGCCAACACTTAAAGCGCAAACGCATGTTGAAGAAGGTTTTTTACATAAACTCTTGGTTAAAACTGATCTATTGGTTCAACGCAAAAGCTCAATTATTTATATCGGTACAATTGTAATTTCTATCATTGCCTTAATTGGTGTATTTAAGATAAATGTTAATGGTTATGTAGTTGATGATCTACCAAAGAACTCTAAAATATTAACTGATTTAAAGTTCTTTGAGAAAAATTTTGAAGGTATTTTGCCGCTGGAAGTTAGCGTAGACACCAAGAAAAAAAATGGTGTTTTCAACCTAACCAATTTAAAAAGAATGGAAAAGATGGAAAATATGATTGCCTCTTATCCTGAATTTTCTCGTTCAATTTCTGTTAATATGGGGTTGAAATATGCGACTCAGGCTTTTTATAACAACGACTCAACTTTCTTTCGTTTGCCAGATAATCTGGAAAAAAACTTTATTTTATCTTATATCGCCAATGGCGGAAAAGGAAATGCAAGTTTATTAACCAGTTTTGTTGGGAAGGATAATCAAAGTACAAGAATAAGTTTTCAAATGGCTGATGTGGGTTCTAAACGTTTAGATGCAATAATGGCTGAATTAAAACCTCGTATAGATAGCATTTTGCCACCCGATAAATTTAATGTAGAACTTACCGGATCCAGCGTTATTTTTTCTAAAGGAACGGATTATATGCTCAAACATTTAATCGAAAGTATTGGCTTAGCAATCGTATTGATATCGCTACTACGCCTTTTACAATTTAAAAGTTTGGGAATTATGTTTGTCTCACTATTGCCCAATATTGTTCCATTAATCATCACTGCTGGGATTATGGGTTATTTCGGAATTTCATTAAAACCATCTACGATACTAATCTTTACGATTGCTTTCGGATTAGCTTCCGATCAAACCATTTATTTTTTAACAAGATATCAGCAAGAATTAAATTTGACCAACTTCAGCGTTCCAAAAGTGGTAACAGACACCATCACCGAAACGGGCGTAAGCATGACGCATATTGCATTAATATTGTTTTTTGGCTTTGGTATTTTTACAGCTTCTACCTTTGGCGGAACTGTTATTCTAGGCTTATTGTTATCAATAACGCTATTTGTAGCGCTAATCTTCAATTTAACGTTACTACCAGCTTTAGTTTTATGGCTAGATAGCAAGAAAGTAAGGAAAGTAGTTTCTGATGTTGATTCTGCTAAAAATGCAGAAGAATTTGATCATTAGGCATCTAACCTATAGGGTTTTACAAACCTTATAGGTTTGTACAGTTCTATTCCGTTACAGCCTTTTTATCATCCTCATCATTTGGAATTTCAACTGTTGGATCAGTTACAATTTCAGCATTTCCATCACCATCTTTTTTAGCGAATACGATTGGATATAACATCCAAAGTGCACCAATCATGACCAAAACACCGGCTAACATTTGTAAATAGCGAGCCCCGCTTACTTCATTTGCATCTAAAATCTTATAGGCAATAAAAGATAATACGCCCAATATAAGGACAAACACTGCTTTTTGTAACTTTAAGAGCTTAATCATGGGCTTCTCTTTTTTAACGTAATAATATGAAATAAAACAAATATTAACCCTATAAGTTCTAAACAGCCGCAAAAATAAAAGCTGTAGCGCACTAAATCAGGATTTATAGAACTCAAAACTACAGCTATTGGCAATACAATTACTGCAGCAATCATCATTATTAAGCCAATATTAAATATTTTCACGTCAAAGTATTTACATCAAAACTACCTAAATTCAGTCATTTTTTTTAACTTTGCATCCTTAATTTTTGAAGGTACTTGATTGATGTATAGCGAATTTAAACAATTGGAACTTGCCAAAATAGGGCAAGAAATATTAGATTTTTGGAAAAAAGAAAACATCTTTGAAAAAAGTATTTCTTCTCGCCCAAAATCTAATCCTTTTACTTTTTACGAAGGCCCACCGTCTGCTAATGGCATGCCCGGGATTCACCATGTAATGGCTCGTGCTATAAAAGACATTTTTTGCCGTTACAAAACACTAAAAGGCTATCAAGTTAAACGAAAAGGTGGTTGGGATACTCATGGATTACCAATTGAACTTGCTGTTGAAAAAAAATTAGGTATCACAAAGGAAGACATTGGAAAAAAAATCAGCGTTGATGATTACAATTCTGCCTGCCGTACCGAAGTGATGAAATATACAGATGTTTGGAACGACCTTACCGAGAAAATGGGCTATTGGGTTGATCTTGAAAAGCCATACATCACATATGAAAATGACTATATTGAAACCCTTTGGTGGATTATAAAACAACTTTACGATAAAGGATTTTTGTATAAAGGCTATACGGTTCAGCCGTATTCTCCAGCGGCAGGTACAGGTTTAAGCTCGCATGAGTTAAATCAACCTGGCACTTACAAAATGTTGAAAGATACTTCTATAACCGCTCAATTCGGCTTAAAGAAAGATCAAAATCATCCGCTGATCGCTCAGTTATTTGATAATGATAACGAAAATACGGTCATAATTGCCTGGACAACCACGCCATGGACTCTGCCAAGTAACGGTGCTTTAGCAGTTGGTGAAAAAATTAATTATGTTAAAGTAAAAACTTTTAATCAATATACTTTTGAACCTGTTAGTGTTGTTTTAGCAAAAGATTTAGTCGCTAAACACTTTAAAAAAGATGCAGAAAACTTATCATTCTCTGATTATAAAGGTGGTGATAAATTAATCCCATGGACGATCACTTCTGAATTTACAGGCAAAGAATTAGTTGGTTTGCGTTATCATCAATTGATGAACTACGTTACAAGTCCAGATTTAGAGGAGAATGCCTTCCGTGTTATTCCTGCTGATTACGTTACTACAGAAGATGGAACAGGTATTGTTCATATCGCGTCAGTTTTTGGTGGAGATGACTTTCGTGTAGCCAAAGAAAATAACGTTCCGGCAGTGATGATTTTCGATGAAAATGGATTGGAATTACCTTTGGTTGATAAACAAGGAAAGTTTGTAAAAGAAGTAACTGATTTTGCTGGTCGATACGTTAAAGAAGAATATTATAGCGATGCAGAACGCGAAGATCCTAATTTCCGTTCTACTGATGTATTGCTTGCTATTAAACTAAAAGAAGATAATAAAGCTTTCGATGTAAAAAAATACGAACACAGTTATCCGCATTGCTGGAGAACAGATAAGCCGATTTTATATTATCCTCTAGATAGCTGGTTTATTGCAACTACAAAGGTTAAAGATAAAATGGTTGCCCTTAATAAGACCATCAATTGGAAACCAGAATCTACAGGAACAGGCCGTTTTGGCAACTGGTTAGAAAACCTAGTTGATTGGAATTTATCGCGTTCTCGCTATTGGGGCACGCCTTTACCAATCTGGCGAACTGCCGATGGCTTAGAAGAAAAATGTATTGGTTCGATGGCAGAAATGAATGCAGAAATTGCGAAATCTATTGCAGCTGGTTTTTTGCCTGCAGGTTTCGAACTTAAAGATATGCACCGCCCTTACGTTGATGATGTAATTTTAACTTCATCAAAAGGCGAAAAAATGACTCGCGAAACCGATCTAATTGATGTTTGGTTTGATAGCGGTGCGATGCCTTATGCGCAATGGCATTTCCCTTTTGAAAATAAAGAGGAATTTGCAAATGCCTATCCTGCAGATTTTATTGCTGAAGGTGTAGATCAAACCCGTGGCTGGTTCTTCACCTTACATGCTATTGCAGTGATGTTAAGCGAAGCGAGTGATGAGATTAAAGCAGTTAATGAACAGGTTAGCAATCCGGGTGTAGCCTTTAAAAATGTAGTTTCAAATGGATTAGTGCTGGATAAAAACGGCAATAAAATGTCTAAACGTTTAGGCAATGCTGCCGATCCGTTTAGTACTATTGAAACTTATAGCGCTGATGCTACGCGTTGGTATATGATCAGCAATGCTTCCCCATGGGATAACCTTAAATTTAGTTTAGAAGGTTTGGATGAAGTACGCCGTAAGTTTTTTGGAACGCTTTATAATACCTATGCCTTCTTTGCGCTATATGCGAACATCGATAAATTTGAAATCGACAAAAATAATTTGAGTAATGTTGCAGATAGAACAGAATTAGACCGCTGGATTTTATCGCTATTGCAAAACTTGATTAATGAAGTTGATGAGGCTTATAATACCTATGAGCCAACAAAAGCATCAAGAGCCATGCAAACTTTTGTTGATGAACATTTAAGTAATTGGTATATAAGGTTAAGTCGCCGACGTTTTTGGAAGGGCGAAATGACTGATGATAAGCGCACTGCTTACGAAACGCTTTACATTTGTTTAGAAACATTAGCGCAGCTAATGAGTCCGATTGCACCATTTTTTGCCGATTGGTTGTATAAAAACTTAACCGTTAACGATAAAAACGCAGAACAATCTGTCCACCTTACTTTATGGAATGATGCAGATCAAACCTTAATTGATAATGCACTTAACGAACGAATGGTTTTTGCTCAAGATATTTCTTCGATGGTTTTATCGTTACGAAAAAAATCGAGCATTAATGTTCGTCAGCCTTTAGCGAAGATTTTAATACCATCTTTAAACGGTGATTTCGAACAAAAAATCTCAAAAGTTGCTGATTATATTTTAAGTGAAACAAATGTGAAGCATATTGAGTTTATTACCGACACGCATGGCATTGTTAAGAAAAAGCTTAAACCTAATTTTAAATCGTTAGGTAAAAAAGTTGGGAAGGATATGAGTTTGGTAAAGGAGGCTTTAGAGAATGCTAATCAAGATGATATTCAACGTTTAGAACTAGAAGGATTTATAATCGTTGTCGGTAGCAATGATCTTGAATTTACGATTGATTTGAACACTGATGTAGAGGTTTTCGCTGAAGATATTCCTGGATGGCAAGTTACAAATTTAGGCAACCTCACTGTGGCTTTAGATGTTACGATTTCAGAAGAACTAAAACAAGAAGGTATTTCTCGTGAGTTGGTAAATAGGATTCAAAATTTGCGTAAAGAATTAAATTTTGAAGTTACCGATAGGATTAAAGTTAGGTTACAAAATGATAACTTAGTAACAAACGCTGTTGCAAAAAACAAAGCTTACATTTGCGCCGAAATATTAGCAGATGAACTGTTATTAACAGATGAAATAGTTGACGCAAACAAAATTGTTATAGATGATGTTGAGTTGAATATTTCAGTAAATAAAATTTAAGAATAATCCATTTTAAACAAATATACACATGGAAAATAGTACAAAAACACGTTACTCAGATAGTGAATTACAAGAATTTAAAGAATTAATCCAAGATAAATTACGCAGTTCTAAAGAAGAACTTAATTCGTTAACTACTTCATTAAGCAATCCAAATGCAAACGGCACAGAAGATACTTCTGGCGCTTATAAAACATTAGAAGATGGTTCTGCAACAATGGAAAAAGAGCAGATTAATCAATTAGCTGCTCGTCAGAAAAAGTTTATCGAGAATTTGGAAGCAGCATTGGTACGTATCGAAAACAAAACTTATGGTATTTGTCGTGAAACTGGCAAATTAATTCAAAAAGAACGTCTGCGTGCAGTGCCTCATGCAACATTAAGCATGGAAGCCAAATTAAAGCAGAGTTAATGAAA is drawn from Pedobacter mucosus and contains these coding sequences:
- a CDS encoding TraR/DksA family transcriptional regulator; this encodes MENSTKTRYSDSELQEFKELIQDKLRSSKEELNSLTTSLSNPNANGTEDTSGAYKTLEDGSATMEKEQINQLAARQKKFIENLEAALVRIENKTYGICRETGKLIQKERLRAVPHATLSMEAKLKQS
- the ileS gene encoding isoleucine--tRNA ligase, whose protein sequence is MYSEFKQLELAKIGQEILDFWKKENIFEKSISSRPKSNPFTFYEGPPSANGMPGIHHVMARAIKDIFCRYKTLKGYQVKRKGGWDTHGLPIELAVEKKLGITKEDIGKKISVDDYNSACRTEVMKYTDVWNDLTEKMGYWVDLEKPYITYENDYIETLWWIIKQLYDKGFLYKGYTVQPYSPAAGTGLSSHELNQPGTYKMLKDTSITAQFGLKKDQNHPLIAQLFDNDNENTVIIAWTTTPWTLPSNGALAVGEKINYVKVKTFNQYTFEPVSVVLAKDLVAKHFKKDAENLSFSDYKGGDKLIPWTITSEFTGKELVGLRYHQLMNYVTSPDLEENAFRVIPADYVTTEDGTGIVHIASVFGGDDFRVAKENNVPAVMIFDENGLELPLVDKQGKFVKEVTDFAGRYVKEEYYSDAEREDPNFRSTDVLLAIKLKEDNKAFDVKKYEHSYPHCWRTDKPILYYPLDSWFIATTKVKDKMVALNKTINWKPESTGTGRFGNWLENLVDWNLSRSRYWGTPLPIWRTADGLEEKCIGSMAEMNAEIAKSIAAGFLPAGFELKDMHRPYVDDVILTSSKGEKMTRETDLIDVWFDSGAMPYAQWHFPFENKEEFANAYPADFIAEGVDQTRGWFFTLHAIAVMLSEASDEIKAVNEQVSNPGVAFKNVVSNGLVLDKNGNKMSKRLGNAADPFSTIETYSADATRWYMISNASPWDNLKFSLEGLDEVRRKFFGTLYNTYAFFALYANIDKFEIDKNNLSNVADRTELDRWILSLLQNLINEVDEAYNTYEPTKASRAMQTFVDEHLSNWYIRLSRRRFWKGEMTDDKRTAYETLYICLETLAQLMSPIAPFFADWLYKNLTVNDKNAEQSVHLTLWNDADQTLIDNALNERMVFAQDISSMVLSLRKKSSINVRQPLAKILIPSLNGDFEQKISKVADYILSETNVKHIEFITDTHGIVKKKLKPNFKSLGKKVGKDMSLVKEALENANQDDIQRLELEGFIIVVGSNDLEFTIDLNTDVEVFAEDIPGWQVTNLGNLTVALDVTISEELKQEGISRELVNRIQNLRKELNFEVTDRIKVRLQNDNLVTNAVAKNKAYICAEILADELLLTDEIVDANKIVIDDVELNISVNKI
- a CDS encoding efflux RND transporter permease subunit, producing the protein MWVKLSKFILQNRISIIVFFLLGTVFMAYQAKNVKLSYTGSKILPVTDSAFIKYNAFKKQFGEDGSVMVIGIQSPDIFKKDVYNQWVQLSNDIQKLNGIKQVLSSGRIFQLQKDTVNQKFSLKAIPSGLVKTDTEMDSIKNTLYNTPFFEGLVYNKQNATLMAVTFDLKILNTANRNPILKKIEEKAKAFQKATKIQVHISGLPYIRTAVSKLVSNEFILFLGLSILVSAIILLIFFRKFYAVFFPILVVIMGVIWSIGILVLFGFELTILTGLIPPLIVIIGIPNSILLLNKYQNELRKHGDKQRALSLTIERIAVTTLIANITAAIGFGVLYFTGSELLMQFGSVASINVMITWLMCLCLIPIIFSYLPAPTLKAQTHVEEGFLHKLLVKTDLLVQRKSSIIYIGTIVISIIALIGVFKINVNGYVVDDLPKNSKILTDLKFFEKNFEGILPLEVSVDTKKKNGVFNLTNLKRMEKMENMIASYPEFSRSISVNMGLKYATQAFYNNDSTFFRLPDNLEKNFILSYIANGGKGNASLLTSFVGKDNQSTRISFQMADVGSKRLDAIMAELKPRIDSILPPDKFNVELTGSSVIFSKGTDYMLKHLIESIGLAIVLISLLRLLQFKSLGIMFVSLLPNIVPLIITAGIMGYFGISLKPSTILIFTIAFGLASDQTIYFLTRYQQELNLTNFSVPKVVTDTITETGVSMTHIALILFFGFGIFTASTFGGTVILGLLLSITLFVALIFNLTLLPALVLWLDSKKVRKVVSDVDSAKNAEEFDH
- a CDS encoding isoleucyl-tRNA synthetase; its protein translation is MIKLLKLQKAVFVLILGVLSFIAYKILDANEVSGARYLQMLAGVLVMIGALWMLYPIVFAKKDGDGNAEIVTDPTVEIPNDEDDKKAVTE